In a single window of the Ruminococcus albus 7 = DSM 20455 genome:
- a CDS encoding SpoVA/SpoVAEb family sporulation membrane protein, protein MRGNNGKIAITKAQYKQMYTAASRGSKWYKNVPKAFVIGGLICTAGQALDSMYRALGLDEKAGASAVSITLIFISALLTGLGLYEKIAKHAGAGTLVPITGFANSVCAPAVEFRTEGFITGIGAKIFIISGPVILYGTLASIAYGILYCIFK, encoded by the coding sequence ATGAGGGGCAATAACGGAAAAATTGCTATAACCAAGGCACAGTACAAGCAGATGTATACCGCCGCATCACGCGGCAGCAAGTGGTACAAAAACGTGCCGAAAGCCTTTGTTATAGGGGGACTGATATGCACTGCCGGTCAGGCGCTGGATTCAATGTACCGCGCTTTGGGACTGGATGAAAAGGCTGGTGCTTCGGCTGTATCCATTACCCTGATATTTATTTCAGCCCTGCTGACAGGTCTGGGGCTTTACGAAAAGATCGCCAAACACGCAGGTGCAGGTACCCTCGTGCCTATTACAGGCTTCGCTAACTCCGTATGTGCACCTGCTGTTGAGTTCCGCACAGAGGGCTTTATCACCGGTATCGGTGCGAAAATTTTTATCATAAGCGGACCTGTCATCCTTTACGGTACCCTGGCAAGTATAGCTTACGGCATCCTCTACTGCATATTCAAATGA
- a CDS encoding CPBP family intramembrane glutamic endopeptidase, producing MTKDIKKERVWKKGRTTSAASLAKQRENDIVSLTMGAMGSIVGVFMLYMFNTKIANMPVPLRAPLMFVLYWAVAVIPIIIIRQDKMRPADLGFEKEGIIRQILIGIGLGLATSLVLTGIPVLAGFGEYVNSGKSYDELWKFVYEFAYCILSVGAAEELVFRGFIYSKLKSLFGKEIYAVVGSSLLFGLFHVFRGNIAQIFVTAVIGFIFCTYKNKIKGCTLLSLMICHGVYDAMITVWALYK from the coding sequence ATGACCAAAGATATAAAAAAAGAGCGCGTATGGAAAAAAGGCAGAACAACAAGCGCGGCAAGTCTGGCAAAACAGCGTGAGAATGACATCGTAAGCCTTACTATGGGCGCCATGGGCAGCATTGTAGGTGTGTTCATGCTGTATATGTTCAACACAAAAATAGCAAATATGCCCGTCCCGCTTCGCGCCCCTCTGATGTTCGTCCTTTACTGGGCTGTCGCTGTGATACCGATAATAATTATCCGTCAGGATAAAATGCGCCCTGCCGACCTTGGATTTGAAAAGGAAGGTATCATCAGACAGATACTTATCGGCATCGGACTGGGTCTTGCGACCTCACTTGTGCTGACAGGCATACCTGTTCTCGCAGGCTTCGGAGAGTACGTAAACAGCGGCAAGTCCTATGACGAATTATGGAAGTTCGTATACGAATTCGCTTACTGCATACTTTCGGTAGGCGCCGCAGAGGAACTGGTTTTCCGCGGCTTTATATACAGTAAACTGAAAAGCCTTTTCGGCAAAGAGATATATGCCGTCGTAGGTTCGTCCCTCCTCTTCGGACTTTTCCATGTATTCAGAGGAAATATAGCACAGATCTTCGTCACCGCAGTGATAGGCTTCATATTCTGCACCTACAAAAATAAGATAAAGGGCTGTACACTCCTGTCACTGATGATATGCCACGGCGTATACGATGCCATGATAACCGTATGGGCATTGTACAAATAA
- a CDS encoding PspC domain-containing protein has protein sequence MKRLYRIRNGSMIAGVCTGIAAYFDVDVNIVRIAAVILACMGGIGVIPYIVAALIIPEG, from the coding sequence ATGAAAAGACTTTACAGAATAAGGAACGGCTCCATGATAGCAGGTGTATGCACAGGTATTGCAGCATACTTCGATGTAGATGTAAATATCGTCAGGATAGCAGCTGTTATCCTCGCCTGCATGGGCGGTATAGGAGTTATCCCATACATCGTTGCAGCCCTTATAATACCCGAGGGCTGA
- a CDS encoding PspC domain-containing protein, whose product MNEKKFYRVRNGSMIAGVCSGLGAYLNIDPNLIRIICVTGCCIGGLPIIAYILAALFLPELPTAQDMPSEVTFTSITPDNTCNTDTTDSGKDII is encoded by the coding sequence ATGAACGAAAAGAAATTTTACAGAGTAAGAAACGGTTCCATGATAGCAGGTGTGTGCTCAGGACTCGGCGCATATCTCAACATCGACCCCAACCTCATAAGGATAATATGTGTAACAGGCTGCTGCATAGGCGGACTTCCCATTATCGCATATATACTGGCAGCACTCTTTCTCCCCGAACTTCCGACCGCTCAGGATATGCCATCTGAGGTGACCTTCACAAGCATCACCCCCGATAACACCTGTAACACCGATACCACCGACAGCGGAAAAGATATTATCTGA
- a CDS encoding CDP-glycerol--glycerophosphate glycerophosphotransferase: MSEYKVKGKLGQIQRRAAEKSFFKFTFMRARQKTDLLISYLMKKYISYSTRDKVEKNKIVFMHYNNVYECNPKYICDEIIRQGLKYDIVFVTTKKIMDEFPLPFPPEVRVVRRNSLEHFYEMATARVWVDNAVNFPWNYVPKKGNQIYINTWHGSMGLKKIDPDAVSDKHWRKCAETAGRITNFMISNSSFETMVYRTTYWKSKRVRVLEYGHPRNDILFCTDEEKKAIKAKICDFFDIDEDCNLILYAPTFRDARNLDCYDIDYNRVLEAARKRFGGKWKIVNRYHFKVANKLANVKAVRNNPDILQGNLYPDIQELMAVCDIGITDYSSWICDFVLTGRPGFIYANDLRSYDKERGFYYPLDSTPFPIAENNQQMEANILAFDDKKYADDVKQFLADRGSKEDGKAAERVVGLLKKYMTESK, encoded by the coding sequence ATGAGTGAGTATAAAGTAAAAGGCAAGCTGGGTCAGATACAGCGCCGCGCTGCTGAAAAATCTTTCTTCAAGTTCACTTTCATGCGCGCAAGACAGAAGACCGACCTGCTGATATCCTATCTGATGAAGAAATATATATCTTACAGCACCAGGGATAAGGTCGAAAAGAATAAGATAGTGTTCATGCATTATAATAATGTATATGAGTGCAACCCCAAGTATATCTGCGATGAGATAATCAGACAGGGTCTTAAATACGATATCGTGTTCGTCACCACCAAAAAGATAATGGACGAATTCCCTCTCCCATTCCCGCCCGAGGTAAGAGTTGTCAGAAGAAACTCCCTTGAACATTTCTATGAAATGGCTACCGCAAGGGTATGGGTGGATAACGCAGTAAACTTCCCCTGGAACTATGTTCCCAAAAAGGGCAACCAGATATATATAAATACCTGGCACGGTTCTATGGGTCTTAAAAAGATAGACCCCGATGCCGTAAGCGATAAACACTGGAGAAAATGCGCCGAAACAGCAGGCAGGATAACCAATTTCATGATATCCAATTCTTCATTTGAAACCATGGTATACCGTACTACCTACTGGAAAAGCAAAAGGGTAAGGGTACTGGAATACGGTCATCCCAGAAATGATATACTCTTCTGCACCGATGAGGAAAAGAAAGCAATCAAGGCTAAGATATGCGATTTCTTCGATATAGATGAGGACTGCAATCTTATCCTCTACGCGCCTACTTTCCGTGATGCAAGAAACCTTGATTGCTACGATATCGACTATAACAGAGTGCTCGAAGCCGCAAGAAAACGCTTCGGCGGCAAGTGGAAGATAGTAAACAGATATCACTTCAAGGTAGCTAACAAGCTGGCAAATGTCAAGGCAGTAAGAAACAACCCCGATATCCTTCAGGGCAACCTCTACCCCGATATACAGGAACTTATGGCTGTATGCGATATAGGTATCACCGATTACTCCAGCTGGATATGTGATTTCGTTCTCACAGGCAGACCGGGCTTCATATATGCCAACGACCTGAGATCCTACGACAAGGAAAGAGGATTCTACTATCCCCTTGACTCCACACCTTTCCCCATCGCTGAGAACAATCAGCAGATGGAAGCTAATATACTGGCATTTGATGATAAGAAGTATGCCGATGACGTTAAGCAGTTCCTTGCCGACAGAGGAAGCAAGGAAGACGGCAAGGCAGCCGAGCGCGTAGTGGGTCTTCTCAAAAAGTATATGACCGAAAGCAAGTAA
- a CDS encoding DUF4097 family beta strand repeat-containing protein yields MNNIDLEEKTYTTTRRGFPVFSLGMIVVGAVMLIGGAVFYKTSDRSKYTNVNTISVSEEIDLGKTRSVDIKASAGKLEIRRSNDDKVHLEGNVPKDYVLKESGGILRVGLERDFYISFDFMQLGAVIDAVLYLPDTEYNNIKLDAGAGEITVSEVKCDTASLDTGTGELNISDIECKGLLDADIGTGELDISNAKTGGLKVDLGTGDFTFNGEVNGDINVDCGVGDCNINLTNDKDEFNKKYSIKTDTGIGDVKVTFNN; encoded by the coding sequence ATGAATAATATAGATCTTGAAGAAAAGACATATACCACCACCCGCAGAGGTTTCCCCGTTTTCTCCCTAGGAATGATAGTCGTCGGTGCAGTCATGCTGATCGGCGGTGCAGTGTTCTATAAAACATCTGACAGATCAAAATACACCAACGTCAATACCATATCCGTTTCCGAGGAGATCGACCTAGGCAAGACAAGATCCGTGGATATCAAAGCCTCCGCAGGCAAACTGGAGATACGCAGAAGCAATGACGATAAGGTACACCTTGAAGGTAATGTACCCAAGGACTACGTCCTCAAAGAAAGCGGCGGAATTCTCCGCGTCGGACTCGAACGTGATTTTTATATCAGCTTTGATTTCATGCAGCTGGGCGCCGTCATAGACGCAGTCCTCTACCTCCCCGATACCGAGTACAATAATATTAAGCTGGATGCAGGCGCAGGCGAGATAACCGTTTCAGAAGTAAAGTGCGATACCGCTTCCCTTGATACGGGAACAGGTGAACTGAACATCAGTGATATTGAATGCAAAGGCTTGCTTGATGCCGATATCGGCACAGGCGAACTGGATATCTCCAACGCAAAAACAGGCGGTCTGAAGGTAGACCTCGGCACAGGCGATTTCACATTCAACGGTGAGGTCAACGGCGATATAAATGTTGACTGCGGTGTAGGCGACTGCAATATAAACCTCACCAACGATAAAGATGAATTCAATAAGAAATACTCCATAAAAACCGATACAGGTATAGGCGATGTCAAAGTCACCTTCAATAACTGA
- a CDS encoding DUF1700 domain-containing protein produces MNRLEFLTSLRYNLEKGGLPREDIEDALSYYEEIFLDAGYGSDEQTAQTLGDPETLAKEILVENGIHPDGDAAFEVGTAKRAPFEDVQDVAFEEVGKENTTQNNTGNYNYGYGYTGAENTNTANNGPYASAAASGIFFDAATKANQAISSAIHDAKNAFEKGFNDSKMTSEQKTQRNNNFAKILLVILTFPLWIGPVVGLFGALIGLVAALFSVVIALIAGGVSLLATGIAHLFIAPPIGIMMIGGGLIAMGIFGLVARPGFTGIRKLAGAFINGIRRLFGKLFG; encoded by the coding sequence ATGAACAGACTTGAATTTCTTACAAGCCTCAGATATAACCTTGAAAAAGGCGGGCTGCCCCGCGAGGATATCGAGGATGCGCTCAGCTATTATGAGGAGATTTTCCTTGATGCAGGCTACGGCAGTGACGAACAGACAGCTCAGACTCTGGGTGACCCCGAAACACTTGCCAAGGAGATACTTGTTGAAAACGGCATCCACCCCGACGGTGACGCCGCCTTTGAAGTAGGCACTGCAAAAAGAGCTCCCTTTGAAGACGTTCAGGATGTTGCATTTGAAGAAGTCGGCAAGGAGAATACCACCCAAAACAATACCGGCAATTACAATTACGGCTACGGCTATACAGGTGCCGAAAATACCAACACCGCAAATAACGGTCCGTACGCTTCTGCTGCAGCCTCCGGTATATTCTTTGATGCAGCCACAAAAGCAAATCAGGCGATCAGCAGTGCTATCCACGATGCTAAAAACGCTTTTGAAAAAGGCTTCAACGATTCCAAAATGACATCAGAACAGAAAACACAGCGCAACAATAATTTCGCCAAGATACTGCTCGTAATACTTACCTTCCCCTTGTGGATAGGTCCGGTGGTAGGCTTGTTCGGAGCACTCATTGGTCTGGTGGCTGCACTGTTTTCCGTAGTCATAGCCCTTATCGCAGGCGGCGTATCACTTCTGGCAACAGGTATAGCCCATCTCTTCATAGCTCCGCCCATCGGTATAATGATGATAGGCGGCGGTCTTATCGCCATGGGCATCTTCGGTCTTGTGGCAAGACCCGGCTTCACAGGCATCAGAAAGCTGGCAGGCGCTTTCATAAACGGCATACGCCGCCTTTTCGGAAAGTTATTCGGATGA
- a CDS encoding IspD/TarI family cytidylyltransferase — MNIAVIFAGGSGVRMGAGIPKQFLEINGKPIIVHTLELFENHNDIDKIYIVMLKDYIPYMNKLVKKFAISKVCGIVEGGETGQDSIYNGLKKAQSENPDDSIVLIHDGVRPWVSYDTICNNIEGVKQNGNAITCTPCYETILMSTTGKTVETVPYRKDTYAAQAPQSFYLGEIIADHDKVRATENRYDNLVDSCTLIKSIGKEAHMVEGNRGNIKVTTPEDVYMYRALIQYRENEQAFGIGSTPDILKQK; from the coding sequence ATGAATATAGCAGTAATTTTCGCAGGCGGAAGCGGCGTAAGAATGGGCGCTGGCATACCCAAGCAGTTCCTTGAGATAAACGGCAAGCCCATAATCGTACACACACTGGAACTCTTTGAGAACCACAATGATATCGACAAAATATATATCGTAATGCTGAAAGACTACATCCCCTACATGAACAAGCTGGTGAAGAAGTTCGCCATAAGCAAGGTTTGCGGAATAGTCGAGGGCGGTGAAACAGGTCAGGATTCTATCTACAACGGTCTGAAAAAGGCACAGAGCGAGAACCCCGATGATTCTATCGTACTCATACACGACGGTGTTCGCCCATGGGTAAGCTATGATACTATCTGCAACAATATCGAGGGCGTTAAGCAGAACGGTAATGCTATCACCTGCACACCTTGTTATGAAACTATCCTTATGAGTACCACAGGCAAGACAGTTGAAACTGTACCCTACCGTAAGGATACCTACGCAGCACAGGCACCCCAGAGTTTCTACCTCGGTGAGATAATCGCCGACCACGACAAGGTAAGAGCTACCGAGAACCGCTATGATAATCTTGTAGACTCCTGCACACTCATAAAGAGCATCGGCAAGGAAGCCCACATGGTAGAGGGCAACCGCGGAAATATCAAGGTGACCACCCCCGAAGATGTCTATATGTACCGCGCACTTATCCAGTACCGCGAAAACGAACAGGCTTTCGGTATAGGCTCCACCCCCGATATCCTCAAGCAGAAATAA
- a CDS encoding LicD family protein — MLSENVLNDYTEDWVLRCTKSDCIRFDILKRRGIMLFCEDKQIKHTFENIFEKKDVYCTDVPLSGNEEVLCCRFSFCEGTIPHEDVFPHILITDIPEEAEKYRDKCAVLYTGRIFGAGFIHSRTPRENSSSVIHDVFTAALFMASRKGLKNGVYYCGFGGCNIKAKSLISGGFEHMLSYEDSLFMLEYSHKHGDKLFCFDNTYGGKLSLLHETLFLCLNEFDRICRKHGIKYYLGGGTLLGAVRHSGMIPWDDDMDVMMLRDDYRRFISVVESEINSDEFFFQSADTDSEYHSIFTKIRLNGTEFKTRFSSRFGNMHQGIFIDIFVHDKTADIKALQKLHVFLTLFVRSMVFHKWEGTPMHFYGKMKLLCRLTTLFIRHTDIRTLEKIQERTVTFFDKFPTHSLYDGTGEHLRHGAFPAKWLGRPKYLRFGDREYPVPSDYDRYLDYSYGDYMKLIPASLRKAGHDVVSVDFGKYGD, encoded by the coding sequence ATGCTGTCCGAAAACGTGCTTAATGATTATACCGAAGACTGGGTGCTGCGCTGCACAAAATCAGACTGCATCCGTTTTGATATACTCAAACGCCGCGGCATAATGCTTTTCTGTGAAGATAAACAGATAAAGCATACCTTTGAAAATATATTTGAAAAAAAGGACGTGTACTGCACTGATGTCCCTCTTTCGGGTAATGAAGAAGTGCTGTGCTGTCGCTTTTCTTTTTGTGAGGGCACTATCCCACATGAAGACGTTTTCCCCCATATCCTCATAACGGATATCCCCGAAGAAGCCGAAAAATACAGGGATAAATGCGCAGTCCTCTATACGGGCAGGATATTCGGTGCAGGATTTATCCACAGCCGTACTCCCCGTGAGAACAGTTCGTCAGTTATACACGATGTTTTCACCGCCGCACTGTTCATGGCTTCAAGAAAGGGTCTGAAAAACGGTGTGTACTACTGCGGCTTCGGCGGATGCAATATAAAAGCCAAGTCCCTTATATCCGGCGGATTTGAACATATGCTTTCATACGAAGACAGCCTGTTCATGCTGGAATACTCTCATAAACACGGGGATAAGCTGTTCTGCTTTGATAATACCTACGGCGGAAAACTCTCGCTGCTGCACGAAACACTGTTCCTGTGCCTGAATGAGTTCGACAGGATATGCAGAAAGCATGGTATAAAATACTATCTGGGCGGCGGTACTCTGCTTGGGGCAGTACGTCACAGCGGTATGATACCATGGGACGACGATATGGACGTAATGATGCTGAGAGATGACTACAGACGATTCATCTCGGTGGTTGAAAGCGAGATAAACAGCGATGAGTTCTTTTTCCAGTCTGCCGATACCGACAGCGAATACCACAGCATATTCACCAAGATAAGACTTAACGGCACCGAGTTCAAAACACGGTTCTCGTCCCGTTTCGGCAATATGCACCAAGGTATATTCATAGATATATTCGTGCATGATAAAACAGCGGATATCAAAGCCCTGCAGAAGCTCCATGTGTTCCTCACCCTTTTCGTGAGGTCAATGGTATTCCATAAGTGGGAGGGCACACCCATGCACTTCTACGGTAAAATGAAACTCCTGTGCAGGCTGACTACCCTTTTCATCAGGCATACCGATATACGTACCCTTGAAAAAATACAGGAGCGCACAGTCACATTCTTTGATAAGTTCCCCACCCATAGTCTTTACGACGGTACAGGCGAACATCTTCGACACGGGGCATTCCCCGCAAAGTGGCTGGGCAGACCGAAATATCTCCGATTCGGAGACCGCGAATACCCCGTACCCTCAGACTATGACAGGTATCTGGATTACTCCTACGGTGATTATATGAAACTTATACCCGCCAGCCTGCGCAAGGCAGGTCATGACGTGGTCAGTGTTGATTTTGGAAAATACGGGGATTGA
- a CDS encoding PadR family transcriptional regulator, which produces MGFPVNAGLLDAMVLSVVRNDDTYGYEITQFLRKAVDISESTLYPVLRRLQKNEFLETYDKEFMGRNRRYYRVTPKGNEALEEYRREWQAHKEKVDSILMNKGADDNEQT; this is translated from the coding sequence ATGGGATTTCCGGTCAATGCAGGATTGCTTGATGCTATGGTGCTTTCAGTGGTCCGTAACGACGATACCTACGGATATGAGATAACCCAGTTTCTCAGAAAAGCCGTTGATATCTCCGAATCGACCCTCTACCCCGTACTCCGAAGGCTCCAGAAAAATGAGTTTCTGGAAACATACGATAAGGAGTTCATGGGAAGGAACCGAAGATATTACAGAGTCACCCCGAAAGGGAACGAGGCACTGGAGGAATACCGCCGTGAATGGCAGGCACATAAAGAGAAGGTAGACAGTATATTGATGAACAAGGGGGCGGACGACAATGAACAGACTTGA
- a CDS encoding alpha/beta fold hydrolase, with protein sequence MSKAAKAAGRILRIIGRIILWIFIVLISLLVICGVVNKIMQQGEKDLLKDDRCHMVEVDGKNMSIYTEGSGEHTIVLMSGWGTPSPMYDFRPLYEKLSDDCKIAVLEKFGYGFSDKTDGERDIDTLVRQDREALQKAGIEAPYVLCPHSLSGLEATYWAQMYPDEVEAIIGLDMSTSVLMELESDNMLTFEKVLGKTVALSGINRPMLALSDLPECRNAEEKKQYIAVYSANDGNSTVLREADSQKANCEKIKSLPLPKTPTLQFISGTNRDNERWVDSHREMTDASSHGRMVQLDCGHYVHHYESEKIAKEIRSFLSELKK encoded by the coding sequence ATGAGCAAAGCAGCAAAGGCAGCCGGCAGGATACTGCGCATCATCGGCAGGATCATCCTGTGGATATTCATAGTCCTCATATCACTTCTGGTGATATGCGGCGTGGTCAATAAAATAATGCAGCAGGGCGAAAAAGACCTGCTGAAGGATGACCGCTGTCATATGGTGGAAGTAGACGGAAAAAATATGAGCATATACACCGAGGGCAGCGGCGAACACACCATAGTACTCATGTCAGGCTGGGGAACACCCTCACCCATGTACGATTTCAGACCCCTGTACGAAAAACTCAGCGATGACTGTAAGATAGCAGTCCTCGAAAAGTTCGGCTACGGCTTCAGCGATAAAACAGACGGCGAAAGAGATATAGATACCCTTGTCCGTCAGGACAGAGAAGCCCTGCAGAAGGCTGGCATAGAAGCCCCATACGTACTTTGCCCCCACTCCCTTTCGGGTCTTGAAGCTACCTACTGGGCTCAGATGTATCCCGATGAAGTCGAAGCCATTATCGGACTTGATATGAGCACATCGGTGCTTATGGAGCTTGAAAGCGACAATATGCTAACCTTTGAAAAGGTGCTCGGCAAGACCGTAGCCCTTTCGGGCATCAACAGACCCATGCTTGCTTTATCGGATCTGCCCGAGTGCCGTAACGCCGAGGAAAAGAAACAGTATATAGCCGTATATTCCGCCAACGACGGCAACAGTACCGTCCTGAGAGAGGCTGACAGCCAGAAAGCCAACTGCGAAAAGATAAAAAGCCTGCCCCTGCCCAAGACTCCCACTCTGCAATTCATATCAGGCACTAACAGGGATAACGAACGCTGGGTAGATTCTCACCGCGAGATGACAGATGCTTCTTCCCACGGCAGAATGGTACAGCTCGACTGCGGACACTACGTCCACCACTACGAATCCGAAAAGATAGCCAAAGAGATAAGATCTTTCCTGAGCGAACTGAAAAAATAA